TACTAATATCATTATTATCTATTTCTCCAGTAGATTGGTTGTAATCGTTACATAAGTATACATTTTTTTTGTATTTTGAATACTTTAAATCTGCTTTTAGTAAATCGTTTGCTGCATCAGAGTTGCTAGTGTAATTATTATTACTAGAATAATTATTGCTTGCTGCATCTTCCCGTTTTCCTTCAACTGTAATTATAGTATATGTAGTTGCTAAGTATTTTCCATCTTGATAAACTGCTATTTTATAAAAACCAGCTTCTTTAAAGATGTAATTATATGTAGCAAAAGAACTACCACTTTTTACATCAAAATGTTCAGTATCGTAAATTTTATAGTTTTTAGTTCCATCATTTTTCAATTTATCAATAAATAATGAAAGTGTTTTATCGGTTTTTATTGCACTGCCTCCATTATTATACACCATATAAACAGAGCCACCACCTTGTTTAATATCCCAAGATTGAAATAATTTACTAGTAGGTTCTCCTGTACTTGAATTATAAGATGCACATAAGTAAACATTTTTCTTGTACTTACTATATGTAAAATCGGCTTTATCTAATTCTGCAGTTTCAATACTGTTTAGAGCAGTTTGGGCTTGAATATTACTGACTAAAAATAAACTAAACAATAAAAAAAGTAAGTTCTTCATAATTAATAATTTTTTTCTTGCTAAAATATAGTAAAAATTTCAGATATGTTGTTAAAAATTTTTAAAGCATACTATCATTTCTACTGTAAGTGTTAATTTTATTGATTACAGAATAGTTAAAATTATGCATTTTATTGCATTTGACTTTCAATCATAGTGGTTTATTTATTCAACTTTATAAATAGTTTTAAATGTTTCGCAGACCAATATCATATTTTCATCAAATGGTAAATCATAACTTTGCATTTCTCTTGTGAAAAATGCTTTGTGTACTCTTTTCCAATAAGCAAGAGATTTGTCTCCTTCGCCTTCTAATGCTGCAAATGTTGCAGTTATTTTATTATATGGTGTAAGTGTTACATTTGTTGTTTCAATAATTGCTTTAGCATTTCCATTCCAGTCGGTAACAATAAATTGTTCTCCAACTTTTGGTAATGCTTCATTATTAATTTCATAGGAAAATAAAGCACCAACAGTAGCTTGTTTTATTCCTTTTACAACTAATTCGGCACATTCATTCGCACTTTTTTCATTATCGCAGAAATAAAAAGCAGTAGGTAAGTCTTTGGTTTTATTACTAGGATTTTGCTTTAAGAAGTCATTCCATATTTGTGCTAAAGATAGTGTTGTATTTTATGGAATATTTAAATATTTATGTGTTTGTAATGATAGTTGCCACTTTGGATTTTCTTTGATGTAAGTAATAATACTAGGTAAAACTTTTTCTTGTTTACTTTCTTCTGGTTGAAGTAATAATTGACAATTAGAATTTATAAGTAATGCATTGTCTTCTGCAAATTTAAAATCAGATTGATTATACACAATGACTTTAAGTTCATTGGCAATTTCAAGCATTGATTTTAAACAAGGTTTGAATTTTTTTGGCGAGACGCAAATCCAATCAAAATTACCAGATAAAGCATAAGCACCAGAAGTTTCTAAATGAATACGATAATTTTGTAGATGTAATGCATTACACAATGCAGTTAAATTATACAGTAAAGGTTCGCCACCAGTAATAACTACAATTTGAGTTGGCGTTTGTCGTATTGTTTTAACTAAATCATCAATTTTTACAAGTTGATTTTTAGTTACCGTCCAAGAATCTTTTACATCACACCAATGACAACCAACATCACAACCAGCCAAACGAATAAAATAAGCAGCAGTACCACTATATTTTCCTTCGCCTTGCAAAGTGTAAAAATGTTCCATTACAGGAATTTGCGTATTGGTATTAAAATTCATTGCTCAAAAATAAAAAAACGCTTATAAATATTACAAGCGTTTTTAAGTAGTAGCATAAGTTTGGTTTAAAAATATAATAACTAATTGAGAGTCGTTTTTACTAGGAATGAAAGTAGCGAAATCTAACAGGTAATCTACTTTATAACAGTTCATAGTTTAAGATTGCCTGTCTCTACCTGTCGGCAGACATGGTATCGACAGGTAGACCACAATTTTATTTGTTTTTCTCAAAAATTCTACAATAGATATATTGATTATTCATTTTTAAACTAAAAATAAACCAAACCCAGCTTATTTCCTACATTCCACCAGCATCTGAATTGTCTTCATCTATGAAGTGGTCTTTTTTCTTCTTGTTATAGGTACTATTTGGCTTCTTTCCGAAGTTATAAGTAAAAGTTACATTTAATCTTAAACTTTCCCAATCTCTTTCTACAAAACCACTAAAGTTATCAGAAACACTACTTACTCTAAACTTCATGGTGTTAAATATATCAGAAATATTAAGAGCAATCGTCGCTTTATTGTCTTTTAAGAAATCTTTTTTGAATCCAATATTTACAAAAGTAAACGGTTTTAATTCGCCTTGTAAGAATTTTCGTTTGCCTCTATAAAACCACATTACTTGAATACTTGCTGTCTTTTTCCAAACAGTCATATTACTTATCATTCTTATATTCCACTGAAAACTATTGATGTTTTGATTAGAAACCTCGCCAGTGCTAGGAACAGAACCACTAATAATATTGCCAAACAAGTTAGCATTGGTCATAATATTCCACCATTTTGTAATTTGAGTTCTTAATATCAACTCTAAACCAACATCTTTACTATTGTCTAAGTTGCCAAAATCTAGTGTCGCCACACCATTGCTGTCTAGCGTTCTATACCTTGTATACGGATTTTTAGAATATTTAAAAAACACAGAACTTGTTAAAAACACATTTTTAAAATTTTTCACATAGCTAAATTCTAAAGATTCTGTAAAAACTGGTTTTAAGTTTGGATTTCCTACTCTTATATTGTATGGATCTGAATATTCTCCAAATGGATTTAACATTCTACTTCTGGGTCTATTGATGCTTCTTCTATATTGTAGTGAAATCTCATGACCTTTTTCAAACTTTTGAGCCAAATAAGCGGAAGGGAAAAAGCTAATATATTTATTGGTGAAGTTGACATTTCCAACCGACTGATTGCCTTTTATGATAGAATGCTCCATTCTTACACCACCTTTATAGGAAAAGTTTTTATACGAACCACCATAGATAACATATGATGCATTGATTATTTCTTTATATCTGAATTGATTGCTTAAACCATTATTTTGTTCAAAACTAAGCGTTGTTCTATTTAGACTGTCTGATGTAAAGTCGTTTAAAATATTTCTATAAGCACTTTTTGCACCAACTTCTAGTAAACCATTGGCTTTTTCAAATGGCTGAGCATAGTCAATTTGTCCGTAAGTAGTGTGATTAATATCTTTAGAAACATTGTGTTCTTGAGTAGCTAAAATAGTTTCATTAATTGATTGATCTAAAAAATAACTTGGTTGATAATATTCTGGATTTTCTTGTTGTTTAAAAAAAGAATAATTACCAGTTACAATTAAATTCTGACCTTTTTTATCGAATGTCTTAGTATAAGTTAGAGTATTATCTGTATTGTAGTCATTTTGATGATCAGTATAATTTCTTTTGTAATAGTTATACAATATTGCTGCCGAATCTAAAAACTCTGTTTCAACATCACCTTCATCATTACTAATACCTGTATTGAAAGTTGTATTAAAAGTTAATGCATTTTTATCATTAATTTGAATATCTAAGTTATTGGATAATGTATTATTTATTTTATGACTAGTAGAATAATCATTAGAATTTAAATAATTGGTTAAAGTTGGCAATGTGTTTTTTCTATCGTTAAAACCTTTCCAAAAAGTTTCAATAAAATTAAAACCATAATTAGCAGAATAATTTATTTTATCTTTCTTTACATTGATAAAAAAACCAGCATTAGCATCGTATTTAGTACCATAACCAATACTAAAATTACCATTAACACCTTTTTGCTTTACATCTTTTTTCAATATAATATTAATGATACCACCTTCGCCTTCTGCATCATATTTTGCAGATGGATTATTGATAATTTCTACACTTTCTATGGTATTAGCTGGAATAGATTGTAATATAGCTTGCGTATTTGCACCAGTAATTCCAGAAGGTCTACCATTAATAAATACTTGTAAATTAGAAGAACCTCTTATAGAAATACCACCATCATAATCTACATCTACAGTAGGAATTTGTTTTAGAACATCTGTAGCAGTTCCACCACTTGCTAAAGCACTTTTTTCTACATTAAATACTTTTTTATCAGCTTTTAATTCCATTACAGCTTTTTCAGCAGTAATTTGTACTTCTTGTAATACTTGTTCGTCTGGTTTCATTTCAATAGTACCTAAGTTTACTTCTACATTATCTGGCGGAATAATCATTAACTTTTCTACAATATAATCTTGATAACCTAAAAAACTAAGTACTGCTTTATAAGCACCAAGTTGTATTGCATCAATAGAAAAAACACCATTGTCGTCGGTAAGCGAACCATATTGTAGTGTACTATCTTTTAAGTTAGTTAGTACAACAGAAGCATAAGCCAATGGTTCTTTATTTTCATCTACCATTTTTCCTTTAGCAATGCCAATAGCAGGTATATTTTGAGCGTTTAATTGAATACTTGTAATACAAATACTCATTAGTAGAAATAAATATTTTTTCATTTAATTTGGGTTTTTACGATTTTAAGATGGTTAAAAATAACATAATCCAACCAATTATAAAAAGCAATCCACCGATTGGTGTAATTGGTCCAATAATTTTAGTCAGATTTCCTAGATGTAATAAATCTTTACAAGCTAATAAATATAAAGAACCAGAAAAGAATAAAATTCCGAAAGCAAAACAATATGCACTTATTTGTAAATATTGATTTTTTATATGTTGTGCTAACAAAAAAACAACTAGTAGAACCAATGCATGCACAAATTGATAAAATACAGCTTTTTCAAAAATAATATGCTGATAATCATTTAGCTTTTCCTTTAAAGCATGTGCTCCAAACGCACCTAAAGCAACACCTAGCATACCATAAGCAGATGCAATTAGTCCAAAAATTTTCATTGATGCAAAGTTACGCTTCTAGCATAAACTTATTATTAATTTTTTATAATGAATGTTAAAAAAGCGTTGGACTAGTATTTGTAATTTGCCAATTAATTATATTTTTATTTTGCTGTTTTAATAATTTATTAGTCGTAGAAAAGTGTTTGCAACCAAAAAATCCGTTGTGAGCCGAAAAAGGAGATGGATGTGCTGCTTGTAAAATATGGTGTTTGTTAGCATCAATTAACGAAGCTTTATTTTGAGCATGTTTTCCCCATAATAAAAATACTATGCCACTATTATGTGTAGATATTGCTTGAATAACTGCATCTATAAAATTTTCCCAACCTTTTTTTTGATGAGATGCTGGTTTACTTGCTTCTACGGTTAAAATAGTATTTAATAAGAACACACCTTGCTCAGCCCATTCTGTTAAATTACCATGATTAGGAATAGTGCAATGTAAATCTTGTTGTAACTCTTTATATATATTTACCAAAGATGGTGGTGGTTTAATGCCATGTTGTACTGAAAAACACAAACCATGTGCTTGATTTTTTCCATGATATGGATCTTGACCAAGAATAACGACTTTTACATTATTAAATGGTGTAAGTGCAAAAGCATTAAAAATATCGTTGCCTTTTGGATAGATGATTTTACCTTGTTGTTTTTCTGAAATTAAAAAGTTTTTGAGTGCTAAAAAGTAAGCTTGTTCAAATTCGTTATGCAGTATTTCTTTCCAGCTTTCTTCAATTTGAATGATATTTGACATTATTTTAAACTATTTTTTTTGAAATATAAGGAAATAAAAATATCTTTGCAATCGCTTTTAGCAAAATGGTCGCGTAGCTCAGCTGCCTGTCTACCGACAGGTAGAGATAGAGCAACAACCAAAGTTATTTGAAAAAATATGGGATATTATGTATATGTTTTGAAAAGTGTTAATTTTAATCGTTTTTATATTGGAATGAGCGGTGATGTAGAAAAAAGGTTAAAAGAACATAATGCTGGATATACAAAATCAACAAAAGCATATATACCTTGGATACTCTTTTTTAAAGAAGTTCATTCAGATAGAATTGAAGCAAGAAAGAGAGAAAAATACTTAAAAAGTGGTGTAGGAAGGGAATATATAAAAGCAAAATGGTCGCGTAGCTCAGCTGGATAGAGCAACTGCCTTCTAAGCAGTCGGTCACACGTTCGAATCGTGTCGCGATCACTTGAAAATCAAAGGGTTATGTGATATAAATGCATGACCCTTTTTTTATTTGCATACAATTTGCATTTAAAACTACTCTAAAACTAAATCGATGTTGTTATTGAGCAATTGCTTTAGCTCATTAGGTAAGCTATAATTTGATAGTATTATTCCATCGTGTATATCTATCCAATCATTACAATCTGCATTGTATCTTAATATATCGTAGTCTTTAATACATTGCATATTTTCTTCATTATGTTGTTTAGGTAAGTTAAAACCAAAGCGTTCAAATATTCTAAGTCCTTTCATAGCTCTTAAAATATTGTGTAGTGCATTGACATATATTTTAGCTGGAATCTCCTCATTATTTTTAGGTTTTGTAATAATTTTACTACCATATTTAATTACCTCCACTAAGCAAATTTCGTTATCAAAGATTTTCACCTTGTGTTGTGCTTTTTTACTTGCCCAAAATGTGCCTTTCTTTCTGTTGCAATAATATAGCCATTCTTTTATTAATATATCTGCTGTTAATTCGTTTGGTACTATGATGTGAAAATGTGGATTATATATTTTATCTTTTGGATTAAAATTGCATTCTAAAGATTTTATGCCTTGTAATTTTATATCATTGCCACGCAAGTTTCTTTTCTTGTATTTATTTATGATTAGTCGGAAACCACGCATTACTGCTTTCATCATAGCATTTAATTTTGTAGCAGAAACACTTTTTATAGTTAGCGTTACAAAGTAAGGCGTTTCCCATTTATTGATAACTGGTAGGTACTTATTAATTAGTTCTGCTTTTCTATTTCCACTACACACTGTACAAATTCTATTTTTGCAGTAATTACCATAAACTCGATTGCCATCACTTATTAATTCATTCAAACAATAATAGGTATTCCAATATTCTTTTAAGCAATCTTTATGTCCTTTTTTCGCAGCAACATCAATTAAGCAAAGTGCTAACTTTTGTGTGATTAACTTTCTTTTGTTTCTTGCAAAAACTAATTCATTGTTTGAAATATCTGAACCTTTACCATTTACTATAATCATTGGCTTTGTGGAGGTTTTTACAATTTTACTTGTCTTGCTTTGTGCTAATGTATGTACACCTCTACCCAAAAGCAATTTATTGTTGCTTTCGTTCATTACTTAGTATTTTTTACAAAATGATTTTCTGCTTTAGCTTTAATTTCTGCTTTCGTTTTTTTACGACCTGCTTTTAAGTATGCTACTAATTCTGTTTTATCGAAATAGCATCTTTTGCCTCGCTTCATTACTGGTAGTTCTTTTTTAGAAATTAAACCATAAATTGTAGGAATAGATAAAGACAAAAATTCGGCTGTTTGTTCTACAGTTAGAAATTCAGTAATATCATTTTGAGATTTACCATTAGTTGATTGATTGGTAAGTATTGCTAAAAAATTTTCTATTCTTTCTAACCTTTCGTCTATTACATCAAATGGATTATACATGACAAATTATTTTTGCCAAATATGAAAAGTGGATTTGGTGGATAAAAAGGTGAATTTGGTGGATTTGGTGGACACCCTTATTTTATTATAGTTTTGGTGCGTTATTTTTTGTAAAACTTAGCGAATAGATAACAATAAAAACAGAAATTATATCTTAAAATGAAAAAGGAGCTATTAAAATAATAACTCCAATAGGTGGTAATTGGTATTATAAATATCGCTTACACATTAAAAATAGGCGAATACTCAAAAAGATGCATCCACCTGTATAAAGGCGTCAACTTAATGGTACAACCCCTACATTACAAATATACGCAAACTTTAATTAAAAAGTTTACAAGAAATTTTTATAAAGATTTCCATAAATAAAAATGGAGGTAAAGACTATGCCGTACCTCCTAACCTTTGGGATTGTGCTTAACTGTTAGGTTTAGCATCTCGCTCCTAATACAAATATATGCAAAATTAATTAAAAAGTTTACAAGAAATTTTTATATAGATTTCCATAAATAAAAAATGAGGTAAGGTGCTATGTCCTTACCTCTTAGTCTCTGGGATTGTGCTTAACTGTTAAGCTTAGCGTCTCGCTCCACACTACAAATATATGCAAACTTTAATTAAAAAGTTTCATCATAATCATCGTTTATGTTTAATGCATCATAATCACAACTATCGCAACAAAAACCTAAATTATATTTTTGATATTCAAACTCATTAGCATTTATTGTTGGGCTTACATATTCTGTAAATAAATAATGATTGCCTATAAAATCATTACAGTTAGGACAAGTATTAGCATAATATGAATTATTAATTGAATTACTATAATTATCTTTAATAATAACACCTTTTGATTGTGCTAATTTTAATTCATTTTCTTTAAAAAAAGCTGGTGCAATAGCAGTAGATTGCTTTCTAATAATATCAAGTTCTACACCTTTAATAAAAGCAAGTTTCATACTTTCGTTACATTTCCAACATGGAGCAATAGCAATGTACAATTCTAATTCTTTCATTTCTAAGCCACACTTTTGACAAAAAATATTATTTTCCATATCTATTGTTTTGTAGTAAAATATTTATATAAAGTAGTTTTTTTATAATCTTTATTATTAAAGGAAACGGATTTGAATATAGATATATTGTTTTTTGCAAATAGCAAATATTCATAAGGCAAAGTGCCATTTTTTTCGCTACGATATAGTTGGTTTAAAGCCCAGCCAAATTTTTTAATATTTACTTTGCCTTTTATTTTTATTATTGAACATTTTGTAGGAAATTGTCCTGTTGTAAAATAAGTTTTTAATGACGATACTAATAAAGTATAATCTGTTTCTAACATTCGTTCTTTAAAGTCAAACAAATAATCTTCAATAGTAGATTCTAAAACATCATTTTCGGTTTCAGTTTCTTTTGGTGCTTCTGTATTTTTATCATTTTGTGGAGGCAAGTCGTTTAGTAGTGGTATTAATTCGCTAATAAATTGCTTTTCATCATTAAACCATGATTTTAGTATTTTCCTATATTGTTGTTCATCGTCTATTGGTTTGTTGATATATCCTTTTTTTATTTTAAGTTCTCTGCTTTGTAGTATAAGTTCTAATTTAATTTTGTTAGGTTCTGTTAGTTTACCTTGCTCATAAAGTGTTTTTGTATTTATATTAGTTAAAATTTGATTAGTTAAATTAAGTAAAAAATCTATCAATTCATTTTTCGTAAATGGTTTTATAGAAGTTGCCTCTAAATATTTGTTGTAATGAGGTTTGCCTATACCTATTGGAATTTTACTAAAATCTTGCTTTAAATGTTTAAAGAAACTCAATTCAAAAGGAAATATTTTATACCATTTTTCGTAAGTCTGTACTAATACATTTAAACTTACTTTTGGTCTGTCTTTATCAACTTTTCCATAATTATTTATAAAATGTAATATTCTTTTTTTTCGTTCTATAAGTTTTTTATCTACTTTAAGATTATTAATTATTTGTTTGATATAATGAAAAAAATGATTTGCATACGGAACACTTCCACATTCTACTGGAATACTACCAAAACTATGAACAACAAAGGTAAAATAGTCAGTTATTTCGTTGTACCAATCATCGGTTGGTAAACAATTCATATAGTGGTTTTTAGTAAAAATGACTTTGTCTGCTACTAAAGTAGAAGTATCTTCATAGAGTTTTCTATCAAAGCCATGCATCTTGTATAATAATTTATGCTTTTCACAACAATTAGGAAATTTATCATAAAATTTTAATGCGTCTAATTTAATTTTTTCATGATTAGATTGGCAACCTTTGCATTCTAAATAATTATGATATTCTCCTTTAGTTGGTATTATTGCAAAAGGTGGTTGGTAAATACCTCCAATAACTTCAAATCCAATATTTCTATCGCAAAAGTTTAATGCTTCTATATTGTTTGACTGAAAATAAAATTTACTTTCCATTATTCTGCATTTTCCATTTCATCAATTATTTTCATAGTTTTTACACTAACTGTACATACTCTTTTTAATAGTTCTATTACTTGTGTTTTATAGTCGGCAAATTTGTAGTTATTAAATTTTTCGGCAATAGTTGGGTCTTTTGGCTTTTTTTCTTTGTACTGGTCTAAAATCCATTCTAAAGCAGAGCGATTGCCTAATTTATATTGCCATGCTAAAGTTGGTATATTTTGTAGTGTAGTATTTTCATCTAAAATAATTAGGTTGTTTTCTTTGTCTGCTTTTAATTTGGCTTTTGGTTTTTCTTTGGTGTCTGTAATAATTTCTGTAAGATTGTAAAGTGCTATGGTTTCGTAGTTTAAGTGTAATTCCATTAATTGCTTTCCCCAATTGCTCCATTGCTGAAAGTTGCTATACAATGGTATGCGTGGAAACGCTCTTTTTAGATTGAGTTCGTATTTTTTGCGATATGCTGGACTGTGTAATACACCATATACATAATGAAAAATGCTTTCTTTGGTAATGCCTTTTTTGCCATATTGTTTAGTAAATTGGTTAAAACCCCAATCGGTTATATTTTCTATTTGGTTTCCGTTGGCATCGTAACGATAGAATGGTAAGCATTGCGTTTTTTCTATTAAATCATAACAGTAAGGTGTATCTGTAACCAATACTGAAAATGGCTTTGATGACGACCCTCCTGAAATGCTTATTACATAATTTTTATTTGAAAATAAAATAGGTAATTGATATTGCATCTCATTTAGTTCTTTGCTGAAATACAATTTCTTTTTAATAAAAGGTCTGTATAAACTATCAATAATTAGTTTGTCATCATAAAAATATTTCTTGCCTTTTGATAAATCATTTTTTACTGCTCTTGTCCATTTTATAGAGTAATCTACTAAATTCTTAATATCGTCTTTATCTTTTCCTTTGTGTTTTTCTAAACCTTGGTTATATACATCTATTAAAAAATTTACTTTGTCTATTATATTTTCTTCTTTAAAATCATAAACCCACTCATCTCTTGCTGTTACCACACCTAAAGAAAATAACTCAAACAATGCTTTTTTGCTTTTGCCTTGTTTTACTGCTTTGTCTGCTAAAGGTAACAATGTATCAAAGTCGTTATCGGCAATATTTATCCAATTGTTGTTTTTGTCAGGTTGTATGTGTGTAAAAGGTATGTCTTTAAACTGCGTTTGTGCAAACCATTGTAGCTTTTCTTCTTTTAGCATATCGTCGGTTAGTGTATAGTATTGTATATTACATTGTTTAGCCATAGTTGTTGTTATTTTAGTTTTTTGCGTTCTAATCGTTCTCTTGCTTCTATTATTATAGCGTGTAGTTTTTGTTCTAATTTCTTTTTTGGAGGTAGCTCTGTCCAATATTCGGCAACCATAATGCCGTCTTTGTGCATTTCTAATAGTTCTATTTGCTCTCTGCTACTTTCGGCACAAAGTATTAAACCAACTGGAGCTAATTCGTCTTGTTTTCTTTCGTATTTATCTAGCCATTTTAAGTATAGTTCCATTTGTCCTTTATGTTTGGCTTCAAACTTTCCTATTTTTAACTCAATGGCAACTAATCGTTTTAGGTTTCTGTTATAAAACAATAAATCTAAATAAAAATCATCACCATCAATAATTATTCTTTTTTGTCTTTCTACAAAAGCAAAACCTTTACCTAATTCTAATATAAAATTTTCTAATTCTTGTAAAATTGCCTGTTCTAAGTCGTTTTCTAAATAAGTATTTTGTAATCCTAAAAAATCTAATAAATATGGGTCTTTAAATGTGTTTGATGTTAGTTGTTCACTATCTATAATTTGCAAGTTGGCAATCTGAGTGCGTTCGTAAGTTTTGGTAGCAATTTGTTTTCGTAAATCTCTTACACTTAATAACTCCATTGCTGTTTTTTGAGCGTAAAATAGTTTTGCTTCCATTTCTTTTAATGGTAATAGTGTTAAGAAATGCGACCAACTTAATTGTCGTGACAGTGTAACGACAATTTGAAAATCGTTGAATTGATTGGCAAACTGTATCATTCTACGCAAGTTTTTCAACTCAAAATTATTGCCATATTTGTTTTGTAATTGTATAGAAAGATTAGCTACAATAGCTTTTGCATAATCGGCTCGTTTATTATCTAATATATCTTGATTAATTCTATTGCCAACTTGCCAAAAGAGTAAGGTAAGTGTACTATTAACTTGTTTAATTACTTGCTGTTGGTTTTTTTCTATAAGTTGTGATAACTCATTAAAAAGCAGAATTTCGGTAGATTGTATATTAGTTTTTTCTTTTGCCATTTATTTTTATAATTTTGTATTGATTAAGAAGTTCGGCAACAATTGAAATATAACTTCATGTTATTGTAGGGTATCCTACTTAGGTTGATTGAGGAGCTTCTTTTTTATTTTTATCATATTGATAAGTTTCCAAATATTATTTTTTTTGTTTGTTATTTACTTTTACTAAAAACATAATGGCAACACCTGTTTGTATGCCAAATACATTGTGTGTAGTACCTGCAATTTTTGGATTGGCTCTTACATCGCTTTTGGTATCTACAATATAAGCAAAATCAAAATCGTTTTGTATAGATTTTCTAAATCCATCAAAAGTTCTGCTATCAATAAAACTTCGGTTGGTAATAAAAGCTATAATTCCATTATTGTCTAATCTATCCATAGCCCAACGATAAAAACGAGCGTACATATCATAGACTTTAGTTTTTTGTGCTGTACTATAATGTATAAAAGTATCTTTAATGCGTTTATCTATTTTAGGATACTCGCGATTTTTGTTATTATCGTTTTCGTTTAATTGGTTGGCGTTGTATGGTGGATTGCCAATAACGACAGCAATTTTTCTACCATTTTGTTTTCTTATTCGTTTGCTGTTTTCTTCTG
Above is a genomic segment from Chitinophagales bacterium containing:
- a CDS encoding ASCH domain-containing protein, which encodes MWNDFLKQNPSNKTKDLPTAFYFCDNEKSANECAELVVKGIKQATVGALFSYEINNEALPKVGEQFIVTDWNGNAKAIIETTNVTLTPYNKITATFAALEGEGDKSLAYWKRVHKAFFTREMQSYDLPFDENMILVCETFKTIYKVE
- a CDS encoding radical SAM protein, with protein sequence MNFNTNTQIPVMEHFYTLQGEGKYSGTAAYFIRLAGCDVGCHWCDVKDSWTVTKNQLVKIDDLVKTIRQTPTQIVVITGGEPLLYNLTALCNALHLQNYRIHLETSGAYALSGNFDWICVSPKKFKPCLKSMLEIANELKVIVYNQSDFKFAEDNALLINSNCQLLLQPEESKQEKVLPSIITYIKENPKWQLSLQTHKYLNIP
- a CDS encoding TonB-dependent receptor codes for the protein MKKYLFLLMSICITSIQLNAQNIPAIGIAKGKMVDENKEPLAYASVVLTNLKDSTLQYGSLTDDNGVFSIDAIQLGAYKAVLSFLGYQDYIVEKLMIIPPDNVEVNLGTIEMKPDEQVLQEVQITAEKAVMELKADKKVFNVEKSALASGGTATDVLKQIPTVDVDYDGGISIRGSSNLQVFINGRPSGITGANTQAILQSIPANTIESVEIINNPSAKYDAEGEGGIINIILKKDVKQKGVNGNFSIGYGTKYDANAGFFINVKKDKINYSANYGFNFIETFWKGFNDRKNTLPTLTNYLNSNDYSTSHKINNTLSNNLDIQINDKNALTFNTTFNTGISNDEGDVETEFLDSAAILYNYYKRNYTDHQNDYNTDNTLTYTKTFDKKGQNLIVTGNYSFFKQQENPEYYQPSYFLDQSINETILATQEHNVSKDINHTTYGQIDYAQPFEKANGLLEVGAKSAYRNILNDFTSDSLNRTTLSFEQNNGLSNQFRYKEIINASYVIYGGSYKNFSYKGGVRMEHSIIKGNQSVGNVNFTNKYISFFPSAYLAQKFEKGHEISLQYRRSINRPRSRMLNPFGEYSDPYNIRVGNPNLKPVFTESLEFSYVKNFKNVFLTSSVFFKYSKNPYTRYRTLDSNGVATLDFGNLDNSKDVGLELILRTQITKWWNIMTNANLFGNIISGSVPSTGEVSNQNINSFQWNIRMISNMTVWKKTASIQVMWFYRGKRKFLQGELKPFTFVNIGFKKDFLKDNKATIALNISDIFNTMKFRVSSVSDNFSGFVERDWESLRLNVTFTYNFGKKPNSTYNKKKKDHFIDEDNSDAGGM
- a CDS encoding DUF423 domain-containing protein; this encodes MKIFGLIASAYGMLGVALGAFGAHALKEKLNDYQHIIFEKAVFYQFVHALVLLVVFLLAQHIKNQYLQISAYCFAFGILFFSGSLYLLACKDLLHLGNLTKIIGPITPIGGLLFIIGWIMLFLTILKS
- the ung gene encoding uracil-DNA glycosylase encodes the protein MSNIIQIEESWKEILHNEFEQAYFLALKNFLISEKQQGKIIYPKGNDIFNAFALTPFNNVKVVILGQDPYHGKNQAHGLCFSVQHGIKPPPSLVNIYKELQQDLHCTIPNHGNLTEWAEQGVFLLNTILTVEASKPASHQKKGWENFIDAVIQAISTHNSGIVFLLWGKHAQNKASLIDANKHHILQAAHPSPFSAHNGFFGCKHFSTTNKLLKQQNKNIINWQITNTSPTLF
- a CDS encoding GIY-YIG nuclease family protein produces the protein MGYYVYVLKSVNFNRFYIGMSGDVEKRLKEHNAGYTKSTKAYIPWILFFKEVHSDRIEARKREKYLKSGVGREYIKAKWSRSSAG
- a CDS encoding protein rep; protein product: MNESNNKLLLGRGVHTLAQSKTSKIVKTSTKPMIIVNGKGSDISNNELVFARNKRKLITQKLALCLIDVAAKKGHKDCLKEYWNTYYCLNELISDGNRVYGNYCKNRICTVCSGNRKAELINKYLPVINKWETPYFVTLTIKSVSATKLNAMMKAVMRGFRLIINKYKKRNLRGNDIKLQGIKSLECNFNPKDKIYNPHFHIIVPNELTADILIKEWLYYCNRKKGTFWASKKAQHKVKIFDNEICLVEVIKYGSKIITKPKNNEEIPAKIYVNALHNILRAMKGLRIFERFGFNLPKQHNEENMQCIKDYDILRYNADCNDWIDIHDGIILSNYSLPNELKQLLNNNIDLVLE
- a CDS encoding helix-turn-helix domain-containing protein produces the protein MYNPFDVIDERLERIENFLAILTNQSTNGKSQNDITEFLTVEQTAEFLSLSIPTIYGLISKKELPVMKRGKRCYFDKTELVAYLKAGRKKTKAEIKAKAENHFVKNTK
- a CDS encoding DNA methyltransferase, with product MAKQCNIQYYTLTDDMLKEEKLQWFAQTQFKDIPFTHIQPDKNNNWINIADNDFDTLLPLADKAVKQGKSKKALFELFSLGVVTARDEWVYDFKEENIIDKVNFLIDVYNQGLEKHKGKDKDDIKNLVDYSIKWTRAVKNDLSKGKKYFYDDKLIIDSLYRPFIKKKLYFSKELNEMQYQLPILFSNKNYVISISGGSSSKPFSVLVTDTPYCYDLIEKTQCLPFYRYDANGNQIENITDWGFNQFTKQYGKKGITKESIFHYVYGVLHSPAYRKKYELNLKRAFPRIPLYSNFQQWSNWGKQLMELHLNYETIALYNLTEIITDTKEKPKAKLKADKENNLIILDENTTLQNIPTLAWQYKLGNRSALEWILDQYKEKKPKDPTIAEKFNNYKFADYKTQVIELLKRVCTVSVKTMKIIDEMENAE